The following are encoded in a window of Hydrogenobacter sp. genomic DNA:
- the metG gene encoding methionine--tRNA ligase subunit beta, which translates to MEIIGIEDFLKLDMRLAKVIYAERIEGSEKLLKLKVSLGNEERTVVAGIAKHYTPEEIIGKKILLLANLKPRKILGIESQGMVLALSDGERLSLIVPDKEVAEGTRVS; encoded by the coding sequence ATGGAAATTATAGGTATAGAAGACTTTTTAAAGCTGGACATGAGGTTAGCAAAGGTTATATATGCTGAAAGGATAGAAGGCTCTGAAAAGCTTCTGAAGTTAAAAGTTTCCCTCGGTAATGAAGAAAGGACTGTTGTAGCTGGAATAGCCAAGCATTATACTCCGGAGGAAATTATAGGGAAAAAGATACTACTCCTTGCAAACTTAAAACCAAGAAAGATACTGGGTATAGAGTCTCAAGGTATGGTACTTGCACTATCTGATGGTGAGAGGCTTTCTCTTATAGTACCAGATAAGGAGGTGGCAGAAGGGACAAGGGTAAGTTGA
- a CDS encoding SCP2 sterol-binding domain-containing protein — MKGTVFVFLGIVGSSFAVPVFMDGEYAKALCDVWNKTPQLVGELGKSESWIAVPERRIFIYREDCGDTKQIQLTIKNEQGRAVCVYGGPAKDRRGPNDFLMYAETKRWLEMGRKEYGPMKAMMFGRLKFEGPKGVAMRNMGPFEAFLDIVDEPPHDASKCP, encoded by the coding sequence ATGAAAGGAACCGTGTTTGTTTTTTTGGGGATCGTGGGAAGTTCTTTTGCGGTACCTGTGTTTATGGATGGGGAGTATGCAAAAGCGCTGTGCGATGTATGGAATAAGACACCACAGCTTGTTGGGGAGCTTGGCAAAAGTGAGAGCTGGATAGCGGTTCCCGAAAGAAGGATCTTCATTTACAGAGAGGATTGTGGTGATACAAAGCAGATCCAACTCACCATAAAAAACGAGCAAGGCAGAGCTGTGTGTGTTTACGGCGGACCTGCCAAAGACAGAAGAGGACCTAACGACTTTCTCATGTATGCTGAGACAAAAAGATGGCTGGAGATGGGCAGAAAAGAGTACGGACCTATGAAGGCTATGATGTTTGGAAGGCTCAAGTTCGAAGGTCCGAAAGGTGTTGCTATGAGAAACATGGGACCCTTTGAAGCCTTTTTGGACATAGTGGACGAGCCTCCTCATGATGCGAGCAAGTGTCCCTGA
- the truA gene encoding tRNA pseudouridine(38-40) synthase TruA, translating to MPNYVLLLSYVGTRFHGWQIQPNLRTVQGVLKQSLEKIFGENIKITGCCRTDAGVHAKEYVANFYTIKSLDTERLLKAVNSLLPEDIGVKRIWIQEGFNARYSVKGKVYIYRILNSHSRDAFLEPFVWRLPHKLNFSDMERASELFLGKKDFSAFTKRDDEDKNTIIELEEISLSKAEDLIEIRLRARSFLRYMVRRIVGSLVQLGMGKINMESIEAYLSRKRHCPYTAKAKGLTLEKVLL from the coding sequence ATGCCCAATTACGTGCTTTTGTTATCTTATGTTGGTACACGCTTTCACGGTTGGCAGATACAACCAAACCTCAGGACCGTTCAGGGGGTTCTAAAGCAAAGTCTTGAAAAGATATTTGGAGAGAATATAAAAATTACGGGATGCTGTAGGACGGATGCGGGTGTTCATGCAAAAGAGTATGTTGCAAACTTTTATACGATCAAGAGCTTGGATACGGAGAGACTTTTGAAAGCGGTCAATTCCTTGCTTCCCGAGGATATAGGCGTAAAGAGGATTTGGATACAGGAAGGATTTAACGCCAGATACTCAGTCAAAGGCAAGGTATACATTTACAGAATTTTGAACTCACATTCAAGGGATGCCTTTTTAGAGCCTTTTGTGTGGAGATTACCGCATAAACTTAACTTTTCGGATATGGAACGGGCGAGCGAACTCTTCCTTGGAAAGAAAGATTTTTCTGCCTTTACCAAAAGGGATGATGAGGACAAAAATACGATCATAGAATTAGAAGAGATAAGCCTTTCAAAAGCTGAAGATCTTATAGAGATAAGGCTCAGAGCAAGGAGTTTTTTGAGGTATATGGTGAGAAGAATAGTTGGAAGCTTGGTACAGTTAGGTATGGGTAAGATAAATATGGAAAGCATAGAGGCTTATCTCTCTCGTAAAAGGCATTGTCCTTATACCGCTAAGGCAAAAGGTCTAACCTTAGAGAAGGTTCTGCTATAA